The DNA sequence TGCTTTTCGGTGCTGCTACGGCGCATAACTTCAGCCTGGCCAGCTCGCCAGCAGGCCCCGGCATGTACGGACCGGCAGCGACCATCGTCGGCATCGTGTTCTGCCTTTTTGTGGGCTTTTTGATGAAAGAGAAAATTTAAAACGCAGAAGAGGTGAATGAAATGGCTGAAACGGTAGAGGTCGATGCCAGAGGGCTTTCCTGCCCGCAGCCGGTCATCGAGACGAAAAAGGCCATAGAAAAGACAAGCAGCGGCGAAATTCACGTATTGGTTGACACGATGACATCGGTCATGAACGTGAGCAGGTTCGCCAAAAACCAAGGTTGGAAGGTCAATTACGAGGAATTGCCCGAGGGAGGATTTAAGATCGTATTAAGAAGGTAGCGTTTCGCCCGTTGCCGGCTTGGAGGTTGTCCTTCAAGCCGGCTAACTTTATAATTGATCTTGGTAGCTGTCGAATGCACATTGCAAAGGAGGGTTATGGCCATGGAAAGGACCATATCGGGCGTGACGATCGAATGCGTAAAGGGAGACATAGCAAGTCAACATGACATGACCGCCGTCGTCAACGCCGCCAATGCATGGCTTAAGCCCGGCGGGGGAGTGGCGGGAGCGATACATCGGGCTGCCGGCCCAGGCCTTGAGGAGGAATGTCGCCCTCTTGCACCCATAAAACCGGGTCAGGCGGTCATCACGGGAGGTCACAACTTGCCGAATAGATACGTCATCCACTGTCTGGGCCCGCGGTGGGGCATAGATAAACCCGAGGATAAACTGCTGGCAGATTGCTATAGAAATGCACTCAAGCTTGCCGATGAACACAAAATAGACTCCATAGCCTTTCCTGCCATATCCA is a window from the Acetomicrobium flavidum genome containing:
- a CDS encoding sulfurtransferase TusA family protein; the encoded protein is MAETVEVDARGLSCPQPVIETKKAIEKTSSGEIHVLVDTMTSVMNVSRFAKNQGWKVNYEELPEGGFKIVLRR
- a CDS encoding macro domain-containing protein, producing the protein MERTISGVTIECVKGDIASQHDMTAVVNAANAWLKPGGGVAGAIHRAAGPGLEEECRPLAPIKPGQAVITGGHNLPNRYVIHCLGPRWGIDKPEDKLLADCYRNALKLADEHKIDSIAFPAISTGIFGYPVEEAAKVALKTIKEVIPTLKHVKKIRFVLHSDRDLRVHDKVLESLESLM